The nucleotide window TGTTCGGCGACCGGATCGTCGGCGTCGGGTTCGTGGCGAGCGCGGCGGATCCCGTCTCGGTCGTGGCCCGCAACCTGCCGGTCAGGCTCGACCGGTTCACCGAGTCGGTGGTGGGCGTGCTCGGCAAGCAGGTCACCTTCGTCGAGGGCGCCCGCAGGCTCGGCAGCGACATCGGCTACCTCCTCGTGCGCAGGTACGCGTTCGGCTCGCGTCGGGTGAGCCCGTCGGTCGCAGCGTTCCAGGAACGCATGGTCAACTCGACGCCGATGGACGTGCTCTCCGCGTTCTACCCGGTCTTCGCCGCCCATGACCTGCGCGACGCGCTCCCGATCATCGACCGGGTCGAGACCCTCGTCGTCGTCGGCGAGGACGACCGGCTGACCCCGGTGTTCCACGCCGAGACGATCGTCGAGGCCCTGCCGGGAGCGGAGTACGTCGTCGTCCCCGGCACGGGGCACATGGTCATGCTGGAGGACCCCGGCATCGTCAACGAGGCCATCGGCCAGCTCGTCGACCGCGCGCTGGTGGCGGTCCGCGCCGGCGGCAAGTCGGCTTGATGCAGCTCGCCGTCACCGAGGCGGGCCCGTCCGACGCTCCCGCGGTGCACCGGGTGATCCACGAGGCGTTCGCCGCGCGTCCCCGGCTCGACCCACCCGCGCCCGCGCTGGCCGAGACCGTCGAGTCCGTCCGCGCGGCGCTGGCGGGGCACGGCGGGCTGCTGTGCACCGTCGACGGCGACCCCGCCGGTGCACTCCTGCTCGACCCCGACGGCCGCGTCATGTGGTTGCGCCGGGTCGCGGTCGAGCCGCGTTACCACAAGCACGGCATCGCGTCCGCGCTCGTCGCCTACGCCGAGGACCTCGCGGCGGCCCGCGGGTTCGCGATCGTCCGGATCGTCGCGCGCGCCGAGCTGCCGGACACGGTCAGGTTCTGGCGGCACCGCGGGTTCCTCGACGAGTCGGCCACCGGCACGTCCCTGGTCCTCGCCCGCCCGCTGCCCGTCGACGTCGAGGTCCCGTCGGCGCACGACATGCGCGCGCTGGGCGTCAGGCTGGCGGCGTTGACCGACCCGGGTGACGTCCTGCTCCTGACCGGTGACCTCGGCGCGGGCAAGACGACCCTGGTGCAGGGCATCGCCGCGGGACTCGACGTCCGCGGCCAGGTGACGTCACCGACGTTCGTCATCGCCCGCGTGCACCGTCCGCGGGGGGAGGGACCAGCGCTCGTGCACGTCGACGCGTACCGGCTCGGCGGCGTCGCGGAGGTCGACGACCTCGACCTCGACGCCGCGCTCGACGAGTCCGTCACCGTGATCGAGTGGGGCGCTGGCCTCGTCGAGGATCTCGCCGACGACCGCCTCGAGGTCGCGATCACCCGGCCGTCGGGCGACGAGAGCGGAGACACACGTCGGGTGCGCGTCGAGGCCGTGGGCGCCCGCTGGCGTGACGCCGAGCTACGCGCCCTCCTGCCGTCCGCGTAAACCGATTGCCTGCCCCACCCGGTGGGGGCTTCACTGTGAGCCATGCCTGAACTGATCAAGCCCGACGTACGGGTGCGGAAGTCGTTCCTCGCCGCGATGGCGGAGTTCCGCGAGGAGGGTCGCGGCGATGCCGACGATGACTCGATGATCGGCTCCGAGCACCGGACGTACGGCGACAGCTGGCACACCGAGGAGGGCTTCGCCGCGTACACCGCGGCCCTGCGCGCGGACGCCCGCGAGGACACACCGCGCGCGGAAGACCGGGTGCCCTGCACCACGCTGTGGTGGGTCGACGGCGACACGTACCTCGCCAGGCTTGCCATCAGGCACCGGCTGACTGACCACCTGCGTGAGCTCGGCGGCCACATCGGCTATGACGTCCGCCCGACCGCGCGACGGCGGGGCCACGCGACGGCGATGCTCGGCGCGGCACTGCCGATCGCGCGCCGGCTCGGTATCGGGTCGGCCCTGGTCACCTGCGACGTCGACAACGTGGCGTCCCGCAAGGTGATCGAGGCGCACGGCGGCGTGTTCGAGGACGAGCGAGGCGGCAAGTTGCGCTTCTGGGTGCCGACGAACGGCGCGGCAGGCTAGGCCGGATGGAGTGCGCGGCCGATGCGGTCGACGCCCTCGCGCACTGCCTCGTGGTCGCTTGCGTAGCAGAGCCGGAACCAGCCGGGTTCGGCGCAGTGGAAGACGTCGCCGGGCGAGATGCTGACCCTGGCGTCGTCGAGTAGTCGCAGCCACAGGGCGCGCTCGGCGTCGAACGTCGGCCGGGACAGCCACGGGCGCAGGTCAACCCAGACGTAGAGTCCCGCGTCGGCGGGTGCGGTGGTGACGCCGTACGACGCGAGGTGTGACGTGACGTCGTGGTGTGCCGCGGCCAGCCTACGCCGGTTCTCGGTGCGCAGCCGGTCGACCCACGCGGCGTCGTCGAGCATCGTGCGCAGCAGCACCTGGGTGTCGGTCGAGACGGGGCCGAACGCGGCGAGGTGGCCGGCCGCGGCGCGGACGCCCTCGTGCCTGGTGTGCAGCACGCCGACCTTGAAGCCGGACATGCCGAAGTCCTTCGCGAAGCCCCAGACGACGTGCACCCGCGTCGGGTCGAGCACGGAGGCGGGCAGCCGGGCGGCGGTGAAGAACGGCGTGCCGCCGAACACCGAGCCCGCGTAGATCTCGTCGACGACGAGGTGCAGGTCGTGCCGGCGTGCGACCTGCGCGGCGGCCGCGATCGTCTCGGCGTCGTACGTGCGCGCGAGCGGGTTCGCCGGTGAGATCAGCAGGATCGCCCGGACGGTCACACCGCCGGCGGTCGCGGTGCGGATGGCCTCGTCGAGCACCTCGGGTCGCAGCGCGAAGCCGTCGGCACTGCTGAGCGGAGCGGGAACCACGCGCGCCCCGGCACGACCGCCGAGGTCGTCGTCGAGGCCGGTGTAGTACGGCGTCGGGACGACGACGCCCTCGCCGGGCGAGCAGAGCGCGTACGCGAGCGTGTCGAGCGCGGCCGTGGCGCCGCCGACCACGACGAGGTCGTCGGCGTCGACGGCGACGTCGTACGCGCGGGAGAGGAACGCGGCCGTCGACGCGCGGAAGCCGGCCATGCCGAACATCGGGTGGTAGTGCGTGTCGTCCGGGGTGAGCGGCCGCTTGCCGGTGAGTGCGGGCTCGAGGAGGTCCCACAGCAGGTGGTTCTCCGACGTGCCGAGGTTGACGTAGCCGCCCCTGTTGCGGTCGGGGTCGAACAGGTCACCGGCGATCCGGTAGTGCGCGGCGACGAGCGGTGACACCCCGCCCAGGAGCCGTTCGGCACGGGGGGAGATGGTCACGAGCCGTCCTCGGGAGCGAGCATCCCAGCGGTCAGCAGGCCCGGATGCACGCCGAGGCCGAGGGACGCGTCGAGCACGGCGCCGTGCAGGACGCGCCCGGCGTCGGTGGTCAGCCAGTGCACCACCTCGGCGATCTCCGCCGGCTCGATCAGCCGACCCTTGGGCATCCGCGCCTCCACGGCTCGACGCTCGCCGGCGTCGAGGCCGTCGAGCGTGCTCGCCCGGAACATCGGGGTGTCGACCGCGCCGGGGCAGACGCACGTCACGTCGACGGGCGTGTGGACCAGCTCCGCGGCGAGCTGCCTGGCCAGGTACGCGACCCCTGCCTTCGCCATCTGCTCGGCCCGCCGGAACTGCGGGAACACCGCGATGCCGCCGCCCACACTGGCGACGAACACCACCTTCCCGTACCCGCGGTCGAGCATGCCCGGCACCAGCAGGTCGGTGAGCCACAGCGGTCCCAGGCCGTCGACCCGCATGAGCGCCTCGTCCTGCGCCCGCGCCGACCCCGGCGCGTGCGCCTCGACGGTCTTCGTGCCCAGCCCGGCATTGTTGACCAGGACGTCGACGGGACCCGGCAGCGCGTCGACCATGCGTTCGAGGCTGTCCTCGTCGCCCTGGTCGAGCTCCAGCGCCAGCGCGTCGGCACCCTCGGCCCTCAGCTCGTCCACGAGCTGCGTCGCGCGGTTACGTCCCGACCGGTACGTGAACCACACCGCCTCACCCGCCGCGGCGAACCGCCGCACGGTCGCCTCCCCGATCCCGCTCGACCCACCGGTGACGAGCACGTTGCGCGCAGCCATGATCGCCACTCTAGGGCGGCTGTACAGCCGTGAAGGGCACCTCGATGTCGTCATGGCAGCATCGAGGTGCCCTCATGCCGTGGTGGGGGCTCAGTCGTCGCGGTGGTCGTGGGGATGGCGGTGGTAGACCCGGCCGGTGGGGCTGGTCCAGGTGCTGGTGGCGTTCTCGTGGTTGCGTAATCGCCACTTCACGTCGTCGCGGTCTTTCCAGCGGTGATGTCGACGGCATAAGGGATGCAGGTTCTTCGCGGAGGTCGCGCCGCCGTGTTCCCACCTGGTGGTGTGGTCGAGGTCGCAGCCCTTGGCGCGGCGGCGGCAGCCGGGGAATATGCAGCGGACGTCTCTGGTCTTCACGTACCGGTCCAGCGCCGCACTCGGCTTCCGGGTGGGGACCGCTGCCGGGACCGGTTCGATCCGGTCGGTGAGGAGCGTGGTCCAGTCGCCGGGCCGGTAGGTCTTCTCCCCACACGCTCGCAACCAGCCGGTGTGCGGGTCGATCACCAGCCTGCGCCAGGTCGAGCCTTGCCGGGACGCGAGTGCTCTCGCGGTGGGGGCGGGGATCGGGCCGTGGCCGTGCAGTTCACCTGGTTCGTCGCCGCCGAGCAGGGTGTCGGCGGAGATCGTGACTTCGACGCGGGCGGCGGGTGCCTGATGGTGTCCGGGGGCGGTGCCGAGGAGCAGGTCAGCGACGGTGTCGGCTCGCCGCTGGTCCAACGTCCGGTCATCACCTGGTGTGGTCGTGCGGGCGAGGTCGTCGACGCGGGTCCATGCCGCGGTCGCCACGTCACCGGCCATGACCGCGGTCAACGAGGAGACCCCGTCGCCCAGCGGCTTCACCCACGCGGCGCGGTCCCTCACCCGCCATGCCATCCGTTCCTGCGCACCTGCCGGGTCCACGGCCGCGACCGCGCGGCGGACCGCGGCGCGGTACTCGCTGAGAGTCTGGCCCGGCGCCTTGGGCAGCACCCGCGCCTCCACCGCCAGCGCGAAGGCGGGGGTGAGGGGCTGGGTCTCGTCGACCAGGGCGCGTAGGTGCCAGTACGTGACCTGCCCGCCCGCGAGCAGGGCCAGCGTGGCGGTGAACGTATCGGTCGACGCCTCGGCGACCGACAACCGGGAATGCACCGTGCCCTCGGACAGCCGCAGCAGCGGCGCGAGCTCCCCGCGGGTGTCGTGATCTCCGGCCGGGTCGTCGCCGTAACCGAACGCGGCAAGTACGTGCTGCTGCCGCGCGGCGAGCGCGGCCTCGCATCGCTGGTACAGCTCGACCATCCGCAGCCGCGAGTCATCGCTCACCGCGGCGGGGTCGATCGTGTCCAGGACACGCTGCATCTCCGGTCCCGGTGCCCGGGTCTCGGCGGCGAACACGTGCATGTCCGCCACCGTCAACCTCAGGCATTCGATCATACGTTCGATTCTACCAGAAATACCCGACCATTAACCCGCCCACTTCCGGCCAAATTCACTCATCTCTGCGAGCGGAACAACCACTCCAACCGTGGCTCCACGACAGGTCGGAACAGTGCGCGCACCGGGGGACTGGCGAGGATCAGCGTGAGGACCAGTGCGCCCCCGACGAGTGCGAGGACGCCGAGTGGTGTCTGGATCCACGCGATGTCGTAGAGGCCGTTGTACTCGGCGGCCTTTACGACGAACCGGTGCAGCAGGTAGACGTACAGGCTCGCGGCGCCCAGTGCGGTGATCCACGTGCGCCTGCGCGGCACGAGCGCGAGGAACGCGGTCACCATGACGAAGCCGCCGGCGAGGACGAGCGCTCGTCCCGCGATGCCGAGCAGGTCGGTCGTCCCGATCGCGTGGTAGCCGTCGGTGTAGTACAGCCACTGTGTCGGGTAGTGCGGCAGGACGACGTAGGCGAACGCGAACATGCCGGCGAGTGCGGGTGCCGCCAGGATGCGCGTGATCCGGTGGCGGACGAGGGTGAAGAAGCGCTCGGCCGGGATCACCAGACCGACCACGAAGAACGGGAGGAAGCCGAGGATCCGGTACAGGTCGAGCACCGGCGGGAGCTCGAGGACGCCAGACAGCAGCGAGATCGTGACGGCGGCGGCGATGGCGGCGACCGGTGTCATCACACGCCACAGCGGCGCCGACAGGCGCCACACGAAGAGCGCGATGAGGAACCACATCGCGTAGCTCGGGTCGAGGATGTCGATGCTCGCCGACCCGTTCGCCAGGTAGTGGTTGAAGAGCTCGTACGTCACCTCGAAGACGAGGTAGGGCACCACGATCGCCGAGATCACGCGCTGCGCGTGGCCCGGCCTCGTACCGAAGTCGCGGGAGAGGTAGCCGGCGACGAGAACGAACACCGGCATGTGGAACGAGTAGATCGTGACGTACGCCGCCCGCGCCAGTGGGACCGCGCCATCGCCGGTGCGCATGTCCCCGATCGTCAGCTCGATCGCGTGGCCGATCACCACCAGGGCGATCGCGAGGAACTTCGCGTTGTCGAGGAGGGGGTCGCGCGCGGTTCGGGGTGCGCGGTCCGCGCCGTTCGCCACGACAGGACGGGTCGACGCGGCGGGCGCGACGGTTCGATGCGTGGCGGCTGGCGGGGGAGCGGACCGCGGCAGAACGTCCTCTGCCATGCGGGTCGGTACTCCGGGTCGGGGGGTCGGGTGGGGGGAGGCACTACCGTAACATCACGTGACCGGATGATCACCCCCCACACCTCACGCGAGGTACGCCTCCACCTCGCGGATCCGCGAGTAGTCGTGGTTCACGGAGTCCAGCCCCACGATCTGCACCTGCGTGGCCGTGACCGGTGCGAACGTCGACCCTCGTGACGCCGCGGAGTTGTCCCTGACCGCCGCCACGGTCCGCCACCCGGTGCTCGTCAGGACGCGGACGTCCCAGTCGGTCATCCCGGCGGTCGCGTGCGTGTACACGTCGACCCGGTTCATCTTCGCCGCCTTCGGCAGGGTCACGGTGTAGTGGTCGGGGAACTCGCCGCTGCTGGCCGAGTTCCACGCCGACGTCGACCAGGTGCGGTCCCCGTCGACGCCACCGCAGGGGTCGAACTCCTGCGCCCCCGTGACGTACGTCGACGACGGGTCGGCCCGCTCGCCCAGCAGCAGGTTGTCACCCGGGCTCTTCACCGGTGGCGCGACGACCTCGATCGGCACCCGCAGGTGCCGTCCGCCGGACTGCAGCGTGACGGCGTACGACCCCGGCTTCGTGCCGTACGCGGCGCCGACCGACAGGGGTGCGGTCGCCTTCGTCTTCGCCGGCAGGTAGCTGGAGAACATCCCGCGCGACAGCTGCAGCGGGTCGTCGGTCGTCACGAACATGTCCGCGTACACCGCGTCGCCCGTGGTGTTCGTCAGCCCGAGGTCGACGGGCGGTGCCGGCAGGCAGGGCAGGCCCGCCCTGACCCGTTGCTCGCCGGGCGTGGCGGAGATCGTCACCGGGGACGAGGGCTTCTCCGCCTTGCCGACGGTCGCCGGGGACACGAGCAGGACGGCGGCCACCGCGACGACCGTCGACCTGACGAGAGGGACCGTGATCATGGCTGCGCTCCTGACGTGGACTGGATGCGTGAGCTGCCGTCCTCGACGACCAGGCGCGTGCGGGTGGACACCGTGCCGCCCGGGTCGGTGACCTGGTTCGCCACCCGGAACTCGGACTGCCACTCGCTCGGGGTGACGGTGCAATGCACGTAGCCGCGTTGCACGTTCACGAACCGCACGTGTGGGTTCTCGTCGAGCGTCCGCCGGCCGGACGCGTCGAGGTCGACGCCGTCGCCGCCTGACGAGATCGACGTGCCGGTGAACTCCACGCCGACGTTCGGGGACTTCTGGTCGCCGAAGTCCAGTTTCAGGTCCGACGCGATGCTGCGGTGGACGTCGCCGCCGAGTGACACCAGGTTGCGTACGTGCCGTTCGTGCGCGCCGGCGAGGATGCGCCTGCGGGACGCGGGGTAGCCGTCCCACATGTCCATCGAGTAGCGCGTGCCCGCGCCCTCGAGGGAGTCGAGCCGGGAGAGCGCGTTCTGCTGTGCCACGACCTTCCATCGCTGGGCGGACCCGGCCAGTCCGGTCAGCAGCCAGTCCTCCTGCTTCTTCCCGGTCATCGTCCGCGCCGGGTCCTGCCACGCCGAGCTGTCCTGCTCGACCTGGTCCGACCGGTGCTGCCTGGTGTCGAGGACGTTGAACTGCGCGAGGTCGCCGAAGGTGAACCTCCGGTAGATCCGCATGTCAGGTCCGGTGGGTAGCTGGGAGAGCCGCAGCGGCATGTGCTCCCAGTGCGCGCGCAGGGCGTTGGCGCGCCGCAGCAGGAACCGCGCCCAGGGGGTTTCGTCCTTGTCGATCCGCCCGGCCCAGTTGTCCACGACCTCGTGATCGTCGATCGTGACGATCCACGGAGCGATCGCATGCGCGGCCTGCAGGTCGGGGTCGCTCTTGAACAGCGCGTACTGGTCGCGGTACTGGTCCAGGGTCTCCGTCTCGACCATGCTCGGGAACGCGAGCCGCGACGGCACCGCGACGTCGCGCGCCACGTCCGGCCGCACGCCGTACTCGTAGATGTAGTCGCCGAGGTGCAGGATCACGTCGAGGTCCTGTCGGGCCATGTCGGCGTACGCGGTGTAGTGGCCGGCGGTC belongs to Streptosporangiales bacterium and includes:
- a CDS encoding alpha/beta fold hydrolase produces the protein MNRGPKVAGIVAGAAAGVLAAGVAAGIAAERYAVGRLRLGPDPEAREPFGRLRGRPLTVLADDGVPLHVEIDGDDDADVTVVFCHGYGLRSDCWHYQRRYLRHLGRLVFWDQRSHGRSGRSPAEHCTIEQLGRDLHAVLNAAVPRGPVVLMGHSMGGMTIMSLAERQPDLFGDRIVGVGFVASAADPVSVVARNLPVRLDRFTESVVGVLGKQVTFVEGARRLGSDIGYLLVRRYAFGSRRVSPSVAAFQERMVNSTPMDVLSAFYPVFAAHDLRDALPIIDRVETLVVVGEDDRLTPVFHAETIVEALPGAEYVVVPGTGHMVMLEDPGIVNEAIGQLVDRALVAVRAGGKSA
- the tsaE gene encoding tRNA (adenosine(37)-N6)-threonylcarbamoyltransferase complex ATPase subunit type 1 TsaE — encoded protein: MQLAVTEAGPSDAPAVHRVIHEAFAARPRLDPPAPALAETVESVRAALAGHGGLLCTVDGDPAGALLLDPDGRVMWLRRVAVEPRYHKHGIASALVAYAEDLAAARGFAIVRIVARAELPDTVRFWRHRGFLDESATGTSLVLARPLPVDVEVPSAHDMRALGVRLAALTDPGDVLLLTGDLGAGKTTLVQGIAAGLDVRGQVTSPTFVIARVHRPRGEGPALVHVDAYRLGGVAEVDDLDLDAALDESVTVIEWGAGLVEDLADDRLEVAITRPSGDESGDTRRVRVEAVGARWRDAELRALLPSA
- a CDS encoding GNAT family N-acetyltransferase translates to MPELIKPDVRVRKSFLAAMAEFREEGRGDADDDSMIGSEHRTYGDSWHTEEGFAAYTAALRADAREDTPRAEDRVPCTTLWWVDGDTYLARLAIRHRLTDHLRELGGHIGYDVRPTARRRGHATAMLGAALPIARRLGIGSALVTCDVDNVASRKVIEAHGGVFEDERGGKLRFWVPTNGAAG
- a CDS encoding aminotransferase class I/II-fold pyridoxal phosphate-dependent enzyme, with the protein product MSPRAERLLGGVSPLVAAHYRIAGDLFDPDRNRGGYVNLGTSENHLLWDLLEPALTGKRPLTPDDTHYHPMFGMAGFRASTAAFLSRAYDVAVDADDLVVVGGATAALDTLAYALCSPGEGVVVPTPYYTGLDDDLGGRAGARVVPAPLSSADGFALRPEVLDEAIRTATAGGVTVRAILLISPANPLARTYDAETIAAAAQVARRHDLHLVVDEIYAGSVFGGTPFFTAARLPASVLDPTRVHVVWGFAKDFGMSGFKVGVLHTRHEGVRAAAGHLAAFGPVSTDTQVLLRTMLDDAAWVDRLRTENRRRLAAAHHDVTSHLASYGVTTAPADAGLYVWVDLRPWLSRPTFDAERALWLRLLDDARVSISPGDVFHCAEPGWFRLCYASDHEAVREGVDRIGRALHPA
- a CDS encoding SDR family NAD(P)-dependent oxidoreductase; this encodes MAARNVLVTGGSSGIGEATVRRFAAAGEAVWFTYRSGRNRATQLVDELRAEGADALALELDQGDEDSLERMVDALPGPVDVLVNNAGLGTKTVEAHAPGSARAQDEALMRVDGLGPLWLTDLLVPGMLDRGYGKVVFVASVGGGIAVFPQFRRAEQMAKAGVAYLARQLAAELVHTPVDVTCVCPGAVDTPMFRASTLDGLDAGERRAVEARMPKGRLIEPAEIAEVVHWLTTDAGRVLHGAVLDASLGLGVHPGLLTAGMLAPEDGS
- a CDS encoding DUF222 domain-containing protein, with the protein product MIECLRLTVADMHVFAAETRAPGPEMQRVLDTIDPAAVSDDSRLRMVELYQRCEAALAARQQHVLAAFGYGDDPAGDHDTRGELAPLLRLSEGTVHSRLSVAEASTDTFTATLALLAGGQVTYWHLRALVDETQPLTPAFALAVEARVLPKAPGQTLSEYRAAVRRAVAAVDPAGAQERMAWRVRDRAAWVKPLGDGVSSLTAVMAGDVATAAWTRVDDLARTTTPGDDRTLDQRRADTVADLLLGTAPGHHQAPAARVEVTISADTLLGGDEPGELHGHGPIPAPTARALASRQGSTWRRLVIDPHTGWLRACGEKTYRPGDWTTLLTDRIEPVPAAVPTRKPSAALDRYVKTRDVRCIFPGCRRRAKGCDLDHTTRWEHGGATSAKNLHPLCRRHHRWKDRDDVKWRLRNHENATSTWTSPTGRVYHRHPHDHRDD
- a CDS encoding acyltransferase family protein, encoding MAEDVLPRSAPPPAATHRTVAPAASTRPVVANGADRAPRTARDPLLDNAKFLAIALVVIGHAIELTIGDMRTGDGAVPLARAAYVTIYSFHMPVFVLVAGYLSRDFGTRPGHAQRVISAIVVPYLVFEVTYELFNHYLANGSASIDILDPSYAMWFLIALFVWRLSAPLWRVMTPVAAIAAAVTISLLSGVLELPPVLDLYRILGFLPFFVVGLVIPAERFFTLVRHRITRILAAPALAGMFAFAYVVLPHYPTQWLYYTDGYHAIGTTDLLGIAGRALVLAGGFVMVTAFLALVPRRRTWITALGAASLYVYLLHRFVVKAAEYNGLYDIAWIQTPLGVLALVGGALVLTLILASPPVRALFRPVVEPRLEWLFRSQR
- a CDS encoding alkaline phosphatase; the encoded protein is MRTRRSVLSTPDRLEGIVATRRRFLTFTGAAAAAALTPDLLGIARDHAAPRPGSKLRGNPFGLGIASGDPLSNAVVIWTRLAPEPLAPFGGMEYEAVPVLWQVAEDERFGTIVKSGTAQARPESTHAVHVDVRGLRPGRDYFYRFNAGGEISPVGRTRTAPADGAPLDRLAFAFASCQSWTAGHYTAYADMARQDLDVILHLGDYIYEYGVRPDVARDVAVPSRLAFPSMVETETLDQYRDQYALFKSDPDLQAAHAIAPWIVTIDDHEVVDNWAGRIDKDETPWARFLLRRANALRAHWEHMPLRLSQLPTGPDMRIYRRFTFGDLAQFNVLDTRQHRSDQVEQDSSAWQDPARTMTGKKQEDWLLTGLAGSAQRWKVVAQQNALSRLDSLEGAGTRYSMDMWDGYPASRRRILAGAHERHVRNLVSLGGDVHRSIASDLKLDFGDQKSPNVGVEFTGTSISSGGDGVDLDASGRRTLDENPHVRFVNVQRGYVHCTVTPSEWQSEFRVANQVTDPGGTVSTRTRLVVEDGSSRIQSTSGAQP